Proteins from one Bacteroides mediterraneensis genomic window:
- a CDS encoding lipocalin-like domain-containing protein, with the protein MKRGTYIIIMMAIGLAMAFSGCKKAPINSDVEGLWILEQFTLTETGETVKCERLYYSITRMVTEVAEKQGSKGYGAYIGRTEYRNNETQLVVKDFKVRKSTSDTGEDAPVEKLKHFGIDNQKETVFEIVKCNGEKMTLESDYARLELTKF; encoded by the coding sequence ATGAAAAGAGGAACATATATTATAATCATGATGGCCATCGGACTGGCAATGGCCTTTAGCGGTTGCAAAAAGGCACCGATAAACTCCGATGTGGAAGGACTCTGGATACTGGAACAGTTCACCCTAACGGAAACCGGGGAAACCGTGAAGTGCGAAAGATTGTACTACAGCATTACGCGCATGGTGACGGAGGTAGCCGAAAAGCAAGGCAGTAAAGGCTATGGAGCCTATATCGGACGCACAGAATACCGGAACAACGAAACGCAGCTGGTGGTGAAAGACTTCAAAGTACGAAAATCGACCAGTGATACGGGAGAGGATGCACCGGTAGAAAAGCTGAAGCATTTCGGTATCGACAACCAAAAGGAAACAGTGTTTGAGATTGTTAAATGTAACGGGGAAAAAATGACACTGGAATCAGACTATGCACGTCTGGAACTGACCAAATTTTAG